One Manduca sexta isolate Smith_Timp_Sample1 chromosome 26, JHU_Msex_v1.0, whole genome shotgun sequence genomic region harbors:
- the LOC115451004 gene encoding uncharacterized protein LOC115451004, whose amino-acid sequence MCDCAAEVDKRKKEKSTQATSPSAPSRSSFSSIFDGIVSWLPLVGGTALAMALLALLYKIGGSSLSRAKKFKSSICATRAGTSGAKANEKKKKWPVHERKKDICEC is encoded by the exons atgtgtgaTTG cGCTGCAGAGGTAGACAAACGTAAGAAGGAGAAAAGTACACAGGCCACTTCGCCTTCGGCACCTTCGAGGTcaagtttttcttcaatattcgATGGGATAGTATCTTGGTTACCATTGGTGGGCGGTACAGCTCTTGCTATGGCTTTACTCgctcttttatataaaattggtgGCAGTTCGTTGTCACGGGCAAAGAAATTCAAGTCTTCAATTTGTGCAACAAGAGCTGGAACTTCCGGTGCCAAGGCTAATGAGAAGAAAAAG AAGTGGCCGGTGCACGAAAGAAAGAAGGATATTTGCGAATGTTGA